The Cyprinus carpio isolate SPL01 chromosome B19, ASM1834038v1, whole genome shotgun sequence DNA window AACCActtgaacagtaaaaaaaaaaaaaagtgaaagaaaggaatacttttattcagcaatgcattaaattaatcaaaagtgacagtaaaggcatttataatgttacaaaagaatatgtcaaataaatgctgttgttttgaactttagtTCACAGTTTCCAAacactgttttcaatattgagaataatatttattgagcacaaaattagcatattaaaatgacttcCAAAGGATCATGTGGCAATTTTACACTGTATTACTGCAGTATTAAacaatatttctgcatttgtgatcaaatGAATGCTACAGTAGTGTGAATTATATAATTGATAATCAATCGCTTTTTTCTTCTCACATGATATGATAATTTCAACTCAATAACATTGAGTTTAAATTGCTATATTCACAATACAACATAGTCTTGCATAACTTATTGCTTAATTGCAGCACTTGACTTGCACTTCTACGTGAGACTATTTACACTCcaatcaaaacaatcaaaatttGCTAATTAGAATACAGTAAATCATTGAGTGGCTGTTAAAATTTCATTTGCCTCACCATCTTCATTAGATGCCAGGAAGTGAACAAAGAGGCAAAAGAATCAGCTAAGGCCCTCAATTGTTTGCACAGAGCCAGGTCAACATGTGCCATGCACTGCAGCCGATGCGGCTCTAATGCACGCACTACTAcagattaatattaatgaattctGTAGTACGACTGCAGATTCCTGTGGCAGCACCGGCACCGTGTATCACTGCATCAGGTGCTAATGTTACATTTAGCTCAGCATTTTGTACTAcagaattattaataaagcacaaGACACCACAACAGCGCTGTTGCAAAATGCTGACCACAGACATGCacaacactgcaaaaaacaaaacgcAGGTCTGTGATGTTCTAAACTGTAGTATACAGTAGTTTACTGTGGTATAGACGCAGGTAGATCCAGTCTTTATGTATCCTATGTTCTTGGTTGTTTGGGAATATATGCCATAGTGTGACACAGCAGCTTAATATCCATGCCTTGCATTTCTAATGCGAAAAGTAAATATGTAAGCACATTCCTTGTCAGTATTTGCAGCATAGACAGCTGGCAGTGACAGACTGCGATAATGTGTTTGATTATGCCAGAGGCTTTCCTTACCGCTGTTTCCccctctccattttttttttcttctgcactcCACAATTACCGCAGCAGAGCTTTCTCCATCATAACACAGCAACATTTGAGCACgctataaatgttaatgtttcccGGTATGACAGGTTGCGTGTTGGAGCGCTGCTTTATCGTTCCCTCTCCGCACCGAGCTTTCAGAAGAAAACAATGTTGACTGTTCAGTAGTGTAATAGGAAAACACTGCAGCATCAACTGTACTTTCATCTAGATGTTTACAAGGcatatttgtttctttcatttgtcatttttactgaATGCTTTGAGACTCCTTTAAGCTTAGACAGTTTAAACCATCTAAGACCAGAGCCTGGTCAGGCTGGACTTTTGCCTGGTTTTAGAGGTTTTCATCTGGTCAGGCTAGGAGTTCAGCAAAACTGGCCAGGCTGTGAAACCATCTTAAACCTTGtactgtgctgaaaatcctttatttaatttttcagtttatcTTGTAAATCTCTTataatgctatattattaccttggattcaatctttttgccgacttgttttcttttaattagcagaagtcttgtatttcttttttggaaCTTACAGATCACAGGCAtcactgatctgagcttatgcatctcagttttaagtgaaaaaagcattattcGTTGGTAATTTTGGCAATATGCATTCAAAAATTAAGATGTATAAGCAATCAGCcagtttcaaaaagaaaaacaaaacgtgtgctaattgaaaaaaaaattgaacccaATATTGAGTAATAATATAGAATAACACGCATAAGCAAGTGTAAAaaagattataattattttaattattattattatttgttatcacTGTGTAGGAAAGTTTTAGTCCAGTGCAATCTGTTAAACTAGCATGAGGattaaaccagtttttttttttttttcatgatttgccaattttctgtcatgatttaccccccccccccccccccccccccccactttatTCTCTCTCAGGTTTGAGTTTAGTTGTTGGTCTGGTGTTGTATATCTCCAGTATCAATGATGAAGTGATGAACAGGCCTCGGGAGCCGGAGCAGTTCTTTCACTACCACTACGGCTGGTCGTTTGCCTTTGCTGCCAGCTCCTTCCTGCTCAAAGAGGTCAGTCACGGAGCCCAGCGACTGTTAACACTCGAGCTGACTGCGTGTGTACTCTTATCACAGAGCTCAGTTCATTAATATGCAGCTGTGTTAACAGCTTTCAGTGCTGTTAGCTGCTAAACCAATAGGTCTGCCCTCATcagtatgcattaattttagCCTAGCTTTTGCTGAGGTGAAGGCTACACATTTGCGTTATGCTGCGTATATGCTAATTAAGTTCAGTGCAGTAATTTGTAAATGTCAGCATCTACTGTCTGCAGTAAACTCAACTTATATTCTTATGATATATATGTGCATACAGTagagtccaaaagtctgagatcatACGTAAAAAAACTCAAAGTCTAATTTAAGCCTGGAAATAGACAAAGTTTTAGGATTAAATTAGTAGTCTTTCGAACTTCTGACAATTTTGTGcactgtcattcaaaagtttggggttaataagattttgaaatgtttttgaaaaaagtctctaatgctctccaaagctggatttatttgatcaacaacaacaaaactttaatattgtgtaattttattacaatttaagtagTTTATTCCATCAAACTACACACATACATtacttttgaatggctttcaatgcaaaaatatgctttttgcccccagatggtgtagttacagctAACTgggtcatgctaaccagccaaactcAAGCCCTTGGGCAGAGAGCATTTCTTATTGGCTAGTTTTTGGCTAAAAAAACACAAGCTCAACCCCTGAcacttttttggattttttttattttaatttttttgcataggAATGTTACAGAGAAAGGTGTGATTTCTAAGAACATCTATTTGCAATACTATCTGTTAGGTTGTAGGAACATTAGGGTCCCTGTTAGGTTCTGTTAGACTGTAGGAACATTTTAtctgtgatattaaaaaaaaaaagacacttgaTTTTGAATTTAAAGAGAGAGTtcgctcaaaaatgaaaattttgtcattaattactcaccctcatgtaattccaaacctgtaaggccTTTGtccatctttagaacacaaatatAGATATTCTTGATAAAATCCATGACCCTGCATGCGTCGTGGTACTGTCATGAACGCACATCGAAGtttgacacggaagagaagaactgttgaatacaaaaagtattgtagtAGCTTCATACCATTACAATTGAACCAatgatgtcatatggactattttaacaatgtccatactacctttctgggccttgaacatggtatttcccttgttgtctatggagggtcagagagctttcatcaaaaaatatcttaatttgtgttctgaagatgacatgaggatgagtaattcaGAATAACAGAATTTTAAGTTTTAGATTAATTAACCCTGTAAACTGAATAATGTTGGTTGACAAGTTTTGTTGTACCAGGGGGCTGGAGTCATGTCTGTCTATCTCTTCATGAAACGTTACGCTGAGGAAGAGATGTACCGGCCCCACCCTGCACTGTATCGCCCTCGCCTGTCTGAATGCAGCGACTACAGCGGCCAGTACCTGCACCCTGACTCCTGGCCTCCTCCTCAGCGTGGACGCAGCGGCTCCGAGGTGTCCAGCGACATCTCCATTCAGCTCAACCAGACCCCGCTGCCTCCTCCGCCGAAAAGCGGCAGGCCCTCCAATCCACCCTCTTCCTCAGGCCCCTCGTCTGGGGCCAGCTATCACCTCCCACctgcttcctcctcctcttcctcttcctatCCTCACACCATCCACTCCTCCCATTCTGGCGGCCACGCCCCTCAATCCCTCCCAATGGCCACGCCCCCATCTGCAGTCCCGCCCCCTCGCTACCATGCGCATATGCGTATGAGCGCCTCCCCATGTTAGATTTCCTCTGTTTAAGATACTTAAACAACTGAAATATGGGCATAACATTAGGTAAGAGGATAAATCTCCAAAGACTATGGGATCAAAAGGGTGCTAAGTTGAAAAGAGGTAGACTAAGAAGCGCTTCACTTACAATTCTGTGCCTGAATGAAGTTTAACAGATTCTCAGAGCGAGATTAATAAGTGAAGGAATAGCATTTATACATATAGAAAGAATGTTTGGAGAAGAAAGGTACAAAATACTGACTTGCTGAAAATAGTTGAAAACAACTGtatacaaatttaaatttctatgtaaaatgtttaaatcttaTTGCACACCACAACATTTTTCATCCCCTCATATATCATGAGCACCATGAGGCTATTTATACCATTCTTGTTTATACTAAAGCAAAAAGACGCGAATGTGCCCTAAAGGTGGCGGATTTCTTTAAATGGTGTTGCAGATTTATTTCAGCAGACAGTTTCTGTAAACAATGTATCAAGAGCAGTAGTAATCTAGTGTAGTCCAACATATTCACCAACGTTTTATCATGTGGGCAAAGAAAACTTTAGGTGCAGAGGTTCGATTTGTCCTTTACTAtcaatttgtaatgtttttagatttgtaCATCAGGGTAGATGTTCTACAAAGCTGGCTGATGTTTCTTTACTGGGATGTTGTACGCTTGGCCCCACGGCCCTCAA harbors:
- the cacng7a gene encoding calcium channel, voltage-dependent, gamma subunit 7a; translated protein: MSSFSTRALTLLSSVFGACGLLLVGVAVSTDYWLLMEEGIVLQQNQTTEVKMALHSGLWRVCFVAGPEKGRCVASEYFTEPEIEITTENTANILKMVRTATPFPMVSLLFVFTAFVISNIGHIRPQRTILAFISGIFFILSGLSLVVGLVLYISSINDEVMNRPREPEQFFHYHYGWSFAFAASSFLLKEGAGVMSVYLFMKRYAEEEMYRPHPALYRPRLSECSDYSGQYLHPDSWPPPQRGRSGSEVSSDISIQLNQTPLPPPPKSGRPSNPPSSSGPSSGASYHLPPASSSSSSSYPHTIHSSHSGGHAPQSLPMATPPSAVPPPRYHAHMRMSASPC